The nucleotide window GCACAGGGTCACACCCATTCAGAGCCATATGTAGCGATATAAAGTTTGGAGGTTAAAGCAATTTAACAGTCTTTACTGTTTACTTGGTTTCTTGTGCATATAACCCTCCCCCACAATCGATATTTCTTCCAACATTTACACCCCTCCCTTCCCATCCCAACCATACCCCACCCCTGATAACAGGCATTTCTGGTCATTATACCGgttcaatatatacatatatataaatgggaCCCCCTCCCTTCGACTGAACGGATTTCACCCGACTgacgactccccccccccccttctcactCCGTTGTAGTTCAACAAAGGAAGCAAATGTCAGAGCAGTCAATGTTTATTAATTTGTTGAGATTTTCAACATCTTCAAGTTTAAGATCATGTTAACGGAGCCACAAACTTAATCATTACTATTGGTTTATGTGCAAGAGACAATTGACCTTCTCTAAACAGCTAAGAAATATCTTATTCCATTGAGAGAATGGTTTCTTCAAACGGAAGGTAAAAACTCGAgacaagtctaaatatgacatcattgagctTCAATTGTTTTGACgtctttattattataatgtttattttctgtaatggacaTGGTATTACAAATGCtgtattgtaaaataataaagttCTTAATATGACCAACTATACTTGCATTTGTTTCAGTCTCTACACATTATAttaactttattttcattttgactGGCGAGCATCTAAACACCATGCATGTTATACAGGTGTTACATCCTAATGAAAGTGGTCTGTAATGGTATGTTACATGACAACATGTAATTTTGCCCTACACTCTTAGACCACTATATACCATGCAGTGGGATTCAAACAACTGTTTCTCTGCTAACATGATACTActtaacagtggcgtaggaaggtacttttgagtgggggagggggctgaagactgatggccggcctgggggaggggtctaaggggaggggctgccccctcccctttggattttttttgcatttccaggtggccttagatgcaatttggtgcaatatagcacacttcaactcccactccattttgtaaagaattttgcattttcacctggccttaaatgcaatttggtgctccaaatgagattttttttctcatttggaaatgaaaaaggggttttctgacttgcggagcggggggggggcggaatgatacttccgcccccccatatttttcactggggggggggggctggcgccccccagccccccggttcctacgcccttgctactTAATCACAATCATGAAACAGCATACATTAGTAAGCTAATCTACATAATATGGTAAGAAtacaacacacacaaaaaaaaaacactaccCAGAAGAAAACATAAAGATAATTCGAAACTCACCGAAAATTAAACAGGTTATGTTCATATATCAAGTTGTATAGAGCAGAGTATTAAAAGTGTCCTTGAATGTATCTCTACCTCCGTCACAATATTAATGATTATACTTGTTCACCGTAACACATTGATATACAACATGCAGTGAACATATAGAGATCTAAAAATAACTGATAACAATTCATAATATATTATGTGGTTTGTTTACCAAAGAACACTGATAATAGTTCACACGGCCAACTTATACTTCTTTGGAGGGGGAGGTGAACAGTTGCGTAACTAGGCTGATGCGCCCGGTGATGAGGTCGGGCCCGGGCCCCAGGAGTGCCTGTTGTTGCTAcaatttgtgtgtgtgcgtatatatatatatatatagatagatagatagatagatagatagatatatatatatataaacagggatatagccacgccggccggcggcggccggtggtaaccgccactcacgcctgccggccggcattggaagtgaataaacagtccactggccggcacaaaaaaatagtaaaatgcttgtgaaatacaacaaaagtaacaaatttatctttcccttgccgtaaaacatgataataacgtcacctttttctgttatttaccaattgtaaatctgaaaagtagcaaaaatcacccttaaaaggattgtctggtggcccaaaagaagttaccttaaaaactagtaaataattttccaaacatgttgtcaaagtatgagaacgctaatgttgcgtttgacagagaaacgattttttaatcgttatggatagacatttcaaatatgatttgaacagtacaatacgtgacgtcagctctgccatagcagattgcgtcataacccaccctccgcacagtacctatacggtaatcacaacaaaaacagcgtttgtatacagataaatttcttccttaatttccggtgaaatttcttaaaaattagatatgttttcaaaaactctttaagccgccatgtacttgagcggtggttccgtggtctttgtgtaacacaaggtaaattttaacagcagactctgagttgttcaggctatacatcgcgctatccagctccaacgcgaaaaatgttcgcatgtaggctgtgctcaaacgttgacaatcggacagttctgcgaagcctaagcttctcagtgctatattctgctctgacaacgattcgatcaatttcttcaataatttccggtgaaatttcttataaattagatatgattttaaaaactccttaagccgcaatatatgtagtagatcggtggtttcgtggtctttgtgtaacacaagataagttttaacagcaggctcttcgttgtttatacatcgcggtatccagctccagcgcgaagaatgttcgcgtgtataggctacgctaacgtttacaatcggacagttctgcgatgacatcgatcccgccaagtttcatctttcggtttaacgaatactttataagtttccttttactgttaatttgatccgtgaattttatttcagcgatttcgaagaacagttaatgaactgtggtttgagtgtgagtgtactatgggtaaacgctatacaagtacaccaactgagcatcgtaatacgttcgcgagtatgtacgctatatatatgaggcaattcaatgtgcttacacgtgagttaatttgctgcggaattgggagtgctaacttcaagtcgcctgttttgcctatctgcaagcactacgtcaatcaccatattgaagcgttcgaacaaacggtacttttggtgagaaactggtgaatttgaaaaccagatttctacaagaagaaaacgtcgaatggggacaatttttacatggttagaaagagaaaaataataactacaaggacaatgtatcaaaatcttccaccagacaattcctttaagcgggcccctggacccccggccgtgagatgcgagagcttcgctcgctacgctcgttacgcttcgcaaatttatttaaccagcactcacaatctcctagctataaccctgtatatataatatatatatatatacatatatatatatatatatatatatatatatatatatatatatatatatatatatatatatatatatatatatatatatatatatatatgtatatatatatatttatatttatatataagagCCTATTACATTAGTTTGTGGAACTGATAGTTGTTGAGGGGGCCTAAGTCTTTTTTGAGaacggtgatgtgagacttagtACGAAAGATCCTATCGATTTCTTTCCGTTTACGTTCAGATACAGATTTGAAGTTAGgatcaattaaatacattttagaTTTTTTGAGAGAGTGGCTacgaagattgaaatgttcggataCGGGGAAATGCTGAAAATTATCACGAATTGAGTTTGTGTGATTATCAAAACGTAAGCGTAAACCGAGAACCTGTCTTTACAAAGAACACAGTAGAATATGTAAATGACATTGCTAGAATAACAAGAGACGGAATGAGGGTCTTATTTCAGCATTGGGAATTTTAAATTCAGTGGACTTGTATTCTAATAAGTCCtcaagcaattttttttttcggctCTAAAAATACCCTGTTAAATTATGTGATAGTTTTAAGGATAAAGGATAGCCATATGGTTGGGTCATAATGAGGAACCTTTAAAACATGGCCACGATTGCTTGGTCTCCTTAGTATGTAAGGACGATGTATTTAGCTATCGAAGATGAATACAGTGTTTGTTGTTAGATAGTATATTACGAACGATTGCTTTACACTGATATCTTCCATTTTTACCATTATCAAGTTCGTTTACCGCATCGCTCCGTCTGTGTCGATGGTATATTTAAAATACATGTGAGATTGGACCCATGCCACCCGCACACGCAACACATTCCCCGCTAATGTAGGCTGCGTCTGCGGAAAGTAAGAAAGCTACCACAGATCCGATTTCTTCGGGTTTTCCTAACCTACAGAAATGAAAGGAACACGAAATGATTGAAGTACAAACGGCTGAAATTTAAGACTAATGAAATGTCAAAGTGATATAAAGCGGCCATGTCAACTTTGTAGATACAAGTGGATGCCACACAGAGTCagtctgtgtgtatgtgtgtatgtgagcGTGGTAGGTCCAATGAGCGTGTGTGTATAAAGGGCTAAAGTTCTCAACACTGGGTGCctgtttattattatgtgaCTACATTATAGTAGTACGCGTTtcatactattttttttttggtgtctAACCTACTTAAAAAGGATGATTTTTAGTCTTCATATTTTGTAgtccaagaaagaaaagaagcagAATTGTAAGTGATATAGTTTTGTTTCAATAGTTCaaagatattcacctttataTAGAAAAAATCTCAtgtgaatgctcctttaaggctaaatctTAAACAAAATTGTGGTAGTAATGTATCTATAGTAAAATCAAGTTTTCAGGTTTAACATTGCTGAAACtctggaaagctcctttaatgcCGAATTGACGCTGACGTCGACTCCGCAATGTAGGACtgtaatgttaatgttaatccattgttttatcatttcTCATAATTATCTGATAACCTAATCATGTTCGTTCACcttcatataagcaacagagGCATCCTTGGATGTTGTTTAACGCCATTCGTCCTTGACAAATTCTAAAACATTGTAATACATGTCATTTCAGGCCATAAAGGTCTTACTTGttccattgagttttgtgttgcatctgagaaaACTGACCTAACGGTCTGTGTATATAAAAGCTATATCGTCCCAGTCGCTTCAATTAATTAAAGGGGCATTCCTCGAAAGTTACAAATGTTATAGTAATTCACCCTGGACATAGTAGCAGGCGTATGGCTTTGTTAACAGCATATTATTATTTGCCGTAGCCATCATTTAAACTTACTCTGCGGCTAAGTCATTTCGGTTGATTCCATATGCAGCCAAGTGGTCCAAATAACTCTTCTGACCCACACCCTGTAAATGCAGAGAAAACACGTGAGCGTCCATAAATAACAAGTCCATTTCTTTGTGTAATGACGTCAGGAAATTGAAAATTAAACGAATACAGAAAAGGGCTGCGCTTAATATATCCAAAGTAATTAATTGGTGTTTTTCAGTTTCAAGTTTAGGTACACAAATCTTTGTTCGAAGATTTGGCTTTCCAACATCTGAATATAGATAAGCCGACATATCCGTTGTACAGTTGTGGTCAAAtcagaggaggggaggggaggggagggggcggaggggggaggagaggaAATGGTTGTAATTGGGAGGGGTATACCGTCGCATTTAACGTTTGTTCATCGAGTTATTAATAGATAATTAAATGAAGCTACAGTCTTAAAAAAAGAAACgggttttcatttatttctctTACTCCTTCTGCAAATTGTGTCTTGATTATTCCCGGAAGGACACAGTTGACTCTAACATTCTGGTTGTAGCAGTCCCTGGCAACCTGGTTCGTCATTGCAGCTAATGCGAGTTTACTGATGGTATATAGTCTAATATCCTGGAAAATGAGGCAAAGGAGAGGCAAAAACCTAATATAAACTTACttgaaattaaagacaaaatatGTATCCTTTTATTGCGAATTATAATTGTCAActgaaaattgttaatttttttgtttaatttcctCTTgttttagtagtagtagtagtattcaTTTTAAAGGGACTTTCCGGTGGTAGATACGAATGTGCCACTTATGTGGCAAAGAAACATATATCACATTGTTaaaattcaacaaaaaaaacttttctcaacatcttgtccctaactcaaAATATGGGTTGATTGAATGCAACCTTATTTTGACTCGCCAAACCCTCGATTCTTCCCTGGAGTGGATCACAGTGcgtagtctgtgatgtcataaccgTTAATGTGCTTCAGAAGCTTTATTTTACTATTGTAATATTCTAGTTGATTATTCTTTGataaatttggaatgtttgcttaacTGTCAAGGTTTTTCcgtatttagaatttcatcatgCAATACTTATTTctagaattttttttcccctttgtgaaaaaataaaataaattgatttttatgataaaaacatTTTCTGCTGAATTGCTGTAAATTGCCGAATATTTCTATCATTTTATCCAGCAATCATCTTCAGCTATACCGGCATATCCCTTTAATAATCTACATCGCTGTTATATGGGATTTAAGTACAGTACAACAGCGCTAATAGTAAACCATTTTAAAGGGGACCTGTCGTCCGATGGGCATTGTTTAACCCATTGGCGATGTTATGCTTTCTTCATATCAAGGGAAGGGCTTAACTAAATTTTAAAGTAATATCGCAGGTTCATCAGTGttaatacaaatatttaaaaccgTATTTTTGTCGTTATTATTTACGCTTCTTTTCTTATCTTGTGTTTCGAAAAACATGTCTTTGCTTATAATGTCAAAGTTTGTCAAATTAATTAGTATTGACAGTTGCTTTAGAATAACTTCTATATGGGTACAAAGTTTTCGTAGATGATGTCGATCAAAACGAGAGGGGAAAGCTAAAGAATTGTctgcaaaatataaatatttcagtttaatgATAAACTCGTCAACCTTACCTGACCGACAAACGCCATCCCAAAGTCACATGCCGCAGATGTTGCATTAGTAACAATAGCGCCACCCCTATGATTGGAAAACATCAGCTTGCATGAATTATAAACGTCTATCTAGCTGTCTATAATTCTGTCTTTCTAGAGGGACGGCACCAGACATTAAAAATGTTGTGGGGGAGTAGAGGGCAGGCAAACAGTTTAGGGGCAAAATGTTTCAAAGTGCAAAACCTCACCTGTACAAAATGCATATCACGGGGAAAAATTAGGGGGTGGAAGGAACACGTCCTACATCAACACCCCTGCCCTCCCCCATCCAACCCGACTACACCTACTAAATTttaattgatgatttttttttaaagttttgcaTGAAATTCTAATCGTGAAAAATAATTTCATGTCGTACATTCACTATGTTTTTAAGAGGGATGTTGATCGACTTCTAGACCGACTTGGCTTCTTGCGGTTGACTGGAATGACTAGCAGAGCATACGTTtcgaaaaaaaataatcaagaaaaGCAGCAAATTGCTTTATAATTATAACTGTACAATGTTATTGGCTGGGGTGGCACAATGGGACAGTGGGAAAGTTAGGATGTGAACTTCTTCGAACCAAGTGGCTATACACCTTGTAGCCTTCTGTGGTCAACATTTTCCACAGTGGTCGACCGTAAATTATTAATATGATGACTAATGAGATGGCAGGGAGGGGGTGGCGAATGGGTAGTTCACTCACATTCACTTAAGATATTGTATTGAATGCATATATGTAAACTTACCCGCGTTTGACTAGGTGTGGCATACACTcttgaataaacataaaattgGCTTTAACATTGATGTCAAAAACCTGTGAAAGGAatcagatatcttgaattgtAACAAAGAAAAGTTCACTTACGTTAATATGTACAAAAAGATTAAAGTATGCCAATTTATTACAAGCAATCATATAAAGGAAAGAGAATTGGAAATTATAATGAGCAACCTTATACATACAAAGGGAAACCCCAGGAGCCAGATTCTGCAGTAAACTGAGGGCGTCATTCTGGATTTAAGCTCAAAGTTAGAAAACCACGGTTAAGCGTCTACTTGTTAGCATGATTCTAAGATAATGTTTcgcggattttttttttttaccttctgGAACTCCTTTTCTTTTACCTGAAGacgaaaaaaaagagagaaaatggaAACAAGGTTGAAAGTAGATAGGCTGTCCTTAATGTCTTGCAATTCGTAAAGGTAAAATGTACATTTACCCAGCCAAAGCAAAGAACTGTTTGCATTTTTTCGTGTCTTCTCAGTTAAACATAATAGCAAATGATCGAACTAAGACCTATAACAGCATAGATTTTTGTCACCACAGGAATGGTAATTATCAGGTCATTAATGGGTCTTATATAAGATAATTCTACGCCTTAAAAATCTctttgaaattttacaaaatgaataaattatcgAATTACAGCAATTTTACGTTTTGTAGTTTTCTGACAAATCATAAAATTATCATAAGCGTACTATGATTCACAAAAACGTTTACAACGTATTGAAACATTATCCTTTACAATAATTGTCATATAAGTTAACAAATAAAGATGTTGTTTCACGAAGACTAATCGATATATTTCTTGAGACTTACTGTTAGTAACGGTCCAATATGGGGATTTACTCCCGCACTCATGAACACACAATCAAAGCCGCCAAATGTGTCCAACGCCTGTGAATAAATTATATAAGTATGTTACAGCTGTCCGGAGAATtgggtaatatatatatatatatatatatatatatattgatattatgtttgtgtatgagtgtgtgtgtatgtatgtgtatgtgtgtacccctctacccccccccccccctcccacacagaCCCTTTTGGAGTAAAGTATTTGGTGTAACGTACGACATTACTCATTGCAAACATTCACTTACATGTTGAATAAGATTGCGTCTGTCTTCCGGTGCACCCTGATGACATTTGACCCCAGACGCCTCTATTCCTTCTTTTCGGAGCAGGTCTACAGCCTCTTGCACATTATTCTCTCTTCTACTACTCACCACTACCTTGCAACCTTCTCGACCTAATCTTTGTGCCGTTGCCAATCCAATTCTGGTAACAAAATTAAacgtattaaaaaaaataaaaacaaaactttttatGAGAATCGTGTTAGGTTACATTAAATAGTATTTTACGAGGAAACAATTTTTACCAAATATCTTACCAAATTGTCATTTGTGTTGTtttgatttgtgtttttttctgggagggggagggatgagCAACATTCGATAAGTTTGTCTATTCcaatttatttttgggggtgggtggaggtggagaggtgggggtgggtggggtggggcggggCGGGTGGTGGAGGGGGATGACCCTTTAAGCATCTGAAGCTTATCTAGTTCTATTTAGTCTATCACACAGACCTTTAGGTCacttcttcatatatatatatatatatatatatatatatatatatatatatatatatagcctatatatatatatatatatatagcctatatatatatatatatagcctatatatatatatatatatatatatatatatatatatatatatatatatatatatatatatataggctatatatataccctTGAGTTGAACCAGTCAGTACAGCGACTTTTCCTGCAAATCGTTGCAAACTCATCTTACTTCGTGTTCTGCGAGGGGAAGAAAAAGACGTGGTCGAGTACAATATTATATAAGTAGAGATTCAAATACCGTTTTGTTAGTAGGAAAGTACATACACGTATATTGTACATTGTATCGTAAGTATTTATAGTGTGCCTGAAGCAATACGATCTCCAGCAGTCCACGAAAATATTTCAGCCTAAAAGTATATGCAAaaccagtatatatatgttgtatttatTGTATTGATATTGTTAAATAATGTACAATTTCATGTATACATTCCTGATATTGAAAATGCTATGTATATTTCTATTATTTAATTACGGCAAGTGAATAATTACGATCAATTAGCAGGTTGGATGCACTGTTCACGATAAACGAGAATGAAGTGAATATAGGTGATCAAGTGATCACTGGTCAACTGTGAACTTTTCAATTACAAAAACACTTGTTAATCAAATTAGTCATGCTTAGACGAAATGCATGTCGGCAATCATTCCATTATGCATGAAAACAAGAAACGACTGGCAGTTGTGAACCGTTGACTGAAACGTTGCCTATCAACCGTTGGGGGCCTCTGGACATTTGGAACCCAAGGTTCAATGAACCCCCTGAACCGCCCATGCATCGCCAGCCAATCCTCTGTTACGGTTATAAACATGCAGGCAAAAGCTTCAAATACATACAGCATTAACATatcaacatacatacatacaatattaaaaacaaataccTTACATTAAATCTTGTTACCAAAGACCCAGCTGAAGAGACCTTTAAACACGACCAAACCGTTCGAAACCCAGGCAGgtgataatatatttatatagtgatGTTAAGGAGGACCCTCAAGTTACTTAGTGTTGACGGTTCGTACCCTTACATGCGTCGATTGTGTTTCCTATTTCATGCACTTGTCCGGATATGCATTACCGTCTTGTGCATTATCTCTACTCCAATGTGGGCGGGTCCTGCAGCATGACGATTCAAATACGTCATatttgtaatgaatattcatcatgtGATACCTCGCTGCTGATTATCCTTAAAACGAGGAGTGCAATGGCACACGGTTCTTAAAATAGATATATAGGTAAAAAGGCTCGAGAAAATTAAATTGTCCATTTTCTGAATTGGTCTCGTCGTTATCTTCCATTGTTTAAGAGGATCTTTCCTAAAAATAGCTGTTTGTGGACAAGTAAACAAACACGGTATTGATAAGTAAAtgtttaacttaatatataGTTTCTTAGAATGATATCTTATCATAATGTGATTAGTTTGACATAATAAAATTGGCCACTGGCCATGAATAATAATGCTGCTAAAAGCAACTCTAACCTTTAAGCTGACTCTGCTATTGGACATCGTGTCGACGGTTGCATGCGAACTGACGAAGgcctatatacggtatatacggtccaatcataaggtccccagttcgagtcattAATGTAtgccgtccagttacagagttgttgacaattcataatcatggacgttaaatatgaatctaagagactgacttcggtcagcttgcggctttgataagccaatgaggcttcttcgcgagttcctgcttgcagtgaggatctaaaatacatatatacacacataaatacacacatatacgccggtatataggcctataaccgTTGCTGTGGCCGAGTCGATAAAGTCGGTGgcattttgaagcaatgaggcttagcaatcgggaggttccgggattgataaattgaaaagattccaaatgtgAGTTTAAGATGTTGAATTCGGAGCCACCAGACTTGTGAgctgtaatccataagcccttactggcttctcccacatttgtggtctcttaagcgtcgtaaaaatgaCTGCtgattatatttattattgtttaaaagtaagttggtctgacgtttcgatcctagcaggatcttcttcaaaggctaaatgacaagtaacagtaacagaagggacaaaaacacgcacagaatacagacaggttaatgagcatggtgaacacaaagagacaGATGTAatgggattagtagacaagggatgaaagaaagaaagaaaccaacaggggaagaggagaggaaggagataaacagtggagggacaaagagaggattaagggaatggggtagggaataaactggagaaggacaaagacagaaaaggtgtggagaaaaaaaggtgtaagcgagctatgagaagagaagtgatggggggggggacaaggggagaaggagggggacagaagaaaaggtagtcatgtccttcctgaatgttgagcccatgaggttgaatggtgcgaaggcgttgcatccacagcctctctctgctgattcgtactaggtcaggacggctacctaaggattcaatcccctgtagggacatgtcgttaatggtatggttgggaaggttaaagtgttctccaactggggtctcagtctggtgttgactgtggatctgtgatcatagaatcgcttcttgagggtgttTTTGGAtgcgccaacatactggatgccgcaaactatACAAGATATAgatgacattagtggttgtgcaagtgatgtgacccttaatcttgtgtatgagttgcatgctgtggctggtgatggaattggattcaacaatgtggtggctgcaaatgatgacatttattattatatttattattattattatatttatcattattagtataattagtattattattttcatacacTGCATGTGTAGATCTAGAGTAAACTATAGCTAATTCGATTAGAagggggggggtcagggggTCACATATAGTCCATTTATTCTAATAATTAGACTggtgttgttattactttttgtttcctttttttgcaTTATCTTTATGGCCTTTGCCCCAGAATCGCCACAGTTGAACTTGAGAGGGTGGACGGCACTCACACAAGATAAGATCAAGATACCTGTCAGCCTTATCTAAGAATATACGTGCATGGTAATAATTAATGAGAACTGGACAGTATGATAAATCTCAATAGTAAACTCTTTGAAAGGTTTCCTTTATACAGGGTGTGTATGCACTGCACATTATCTAATAGCAGTAAGCTTAAGGCGGTAACATGATTCCATTTGACCTACgttcttatttttatttggggaggggaggggggggggtatgagtTTGGCCTATGACCGACGGCCAGTTACAGCGATTGAGTGGTTGTTTTCATTTCGGTTCTTGAtaccgccacccccccccccacactccaACCCCTGTAGATTGTACTGGTGGTACCGTAAACCATAATGGCATTTGCCGTCGTGTTATTATATTGCACAAACTTTTCCAAAGACGGCTTGAATGAAAAGACGGAGATTTTGATGGAGAAAAATGACTTAATCAACTCAAATAGTGAATAGAGATTATTTGGATATATTATTTGTCTGCATTTATTTGTAGAAACTTGTTCTCCTCCATGAGCACATAACTCAACATTCATCTTACAAAACAACgtttattgaaaataaatgttgataataaCAACATCTCTGGCAGTCTTCATTTCTAATTGTTAATAAAACGCGATTGTTTATAACTTGTCaacttgtcaaaaaaaaattatatatattcttatttaatatgatattttctgatttaatgtgatataaattacATGATtacacaacaacaaatataataACGAAGAATTAACGTATCAAGTCTTTTAGCGGATTTTCAATTTTAACGTATTTGTAAACTGACAAGAGGCATGGAACTCTAACTCTATGCattgataaaatatcaaaattaggTTTGCCCAATTTAGTCAtggtttaataaaatatattatgacAAAAGTCGTCGAGTTACACACTGGCATCATGAAGCGTTATTGAACAAAGAAACAGGGAAATGTCTTTATTCCCTAGCAATACTTAACGatacctcaaaaaaaaaaacatcaaaatatcaTACATGATAATTCTAAGGATAAAGTACTTcacccaaatatatatatatata belongs to Apostichopus japonicus isolate 1M-3 chromosome 4, ASM3797524v1, whole genome shotgun sequence and includes:
- the LOC139967128 gene encoding dehydrogenase/reductase SDR family member 4-like, yielding MSLQRFAGKVAVLTGSTQGIGLATAQRLGREGCKVVVSSRRENNVQEAVDLLRKEGIEASGVKCHQGAPEDRRNLIQHALDTFGGFDCVFMSAGVNPHIGPLLTVKEKEFQKVFDINVKANFMFIQECMPHLVKRGGGAIVTNATSAACDFGMAFVGQDIRLYTISKLALAAMTNQVARDCYNQNVRVNCVLPGIIKTQFAEGGVGQKSYLDHLAAYGINRNDLAAELGKPEEIGSVVAFLLSADAAYISGECVACAGGMGPISHVF